TTGTTTTTATTTTCCATATATGCCTTTAACTTTTCACGATTTACGGTAACTATAATTCCATTTTTTACTTTGCATTTTTTTAGGGAACACAGAGGGAGAGCGGTAATTATTCCTGCACTCAGCATTTCCTCCAAAGGCTTTAACGAAATATCGAGGCATTTTCGAACGACATGGCTCAATTTAAGATCAAGGTTGAAACTTGATTTCAGTTCAAATTCAATCAGATCTTCTTCCAGGTTACAGATGTCTTCCAGCGTAAGGCCGTTATGGGTTATGTCGTATGTTACCTCGCTGTAATCGAACTCCATTCTATTTCGCCTTATGGTATCTGCGTCGAATACGTATTTCCAGGCTGTTTTTTCATCATTATCACTAAACTTTTGGAATAGGTCTTTATCTATTAATCCGGTTTTGGTACGGGAAA
This region of Pedobacter steynii genomic DNA includes:
- a CDS encoding DUF1062 domain-containing protein, which codes for MQVVKKFTWEVTPVNTPLFKKKCSKCRNSKLYYCSNKFRLNSQKKNIDVWLIYRCVNCDDTTNITIFSRTKTGLIDKDLFQKFSDNDEKTAWKYVFDADTIRRNRMEFDYSEVTYDITHNGLTLEDICNLEEDLIEFELKSSFNLDLKLSHVVRKCLDISLKPLEEMLSAGIITALPLCSLKKCKVKNGIIVTVNREKLKAYMENKNKTEHTPT